The genome window ACCGGAACCGGTGAATGACAGGGCGGGTGCGAGAAGGAACTGCGCTTGTTCCAGCTCGTAGAACGGCTCGTCCTCCGTGAGATTGTAGTCGTTGCCGAAGCCGTTGAAGCGTACCATGTTGATGCCGGAGTACCCCATCTCCAGCTGTCCGTCCAGGCTCCGAAGCATATGCCGGAACCGGCCGGAATAGGTGACGAAGGGTTTCACTCCACCCCGCGTGGCGACGCCGACGTCGATGGCGTACCGTGCGGCATACGGCGCTTTCCGGTAGCCATAACTCAACCGGGCGTACTGAAGCCCGGCGTAGAAGCCGAAGTCGGACTTGTAGTAGACCACCGGGCGAATACCCGATACGCGGCCCCAGTCGAGGGTATAGATGTCCTGCGAGATCGCGCTCTCGTTCCTCGGCCGCACGAAACGTCGCTCGTTGACGTGCGCCCGGCCGCCTTCGAAGCGGTTGCTGCCGCGCGCGTCGTAGAACCGCGTCGTCCGGCGTCCTGCCCGGGAGTTGTTCGCGAAGGCGTCATCACCCCCGCCGCCGTCCACGTGCACCCTGATCCTGGCCCGGTCTCCGACGACGTTGGTCTGATCGTCCCCGCCGTGCAGGTAGATCCGCACTTCCTCTGTCTCGTGGGGGTAGAGGGTACGGCGGAAATACGGGCTGTCCGGCGTCCCGGCCAAGCTGATGCGCACCTCCAGCGCGCCGTCTGCCCGGTGTTCCAGTTCGAGGTATTCGTCCTCGTCCGTCGCCCGGATTTCGACTTCGTTGCTGATGAACCCGTAGTACCGCGCCGCGAAGTCACCGAGTGTGTCCCGGCGCACTTTGAGCGTCCGGGCCAGGAAGTCCCCCACCTGCGTGTAGAACGGATCCGGCAGGCGCCTCACGGCTTCGTCGATCACCGGGTCCGGCAATTCGGACTGAAACGTGGCGACAACCTCCTCCCAGGCGTTCCACTCCAATTCAGACAGTAGCCTCCGATCCAGTTCCCAGCCCGTGCGGGACAGCCCCCTGTGGTTCGGATATTCCTCCTGAAAACGGACAAACTTGGGCTCGATCCGGCGCACCAGTTTCATGAACTGACCGTCCAGGTCGATGAAGGCCTTGTCCCGGTCTTCGGGGACCGGCAGCCACGTGTAGCAGTCGCCGGCCGGGAATTGGGCCCAGCGCCACTGGCCGCGGTGCCGGTCCGAATCGCCGATGAGGAAATCGATGAGTCGCGCCTTGAGATAGGCCCTGGCGTCCACGCGTTCGCAGGGAGATTCTTCAAGACCTTCGTACAACCGCTCCGAGCCGCTCACCCTGCGGGATCCTGCAAACCCCGGCTCGTTACCGGGGGCTTCGGACGGATGTTCCTGCAGGGTGCCGATCAGTCCGGCGTATTCCTCGCGGAACGATTCCAGTCTGGGATCGTCGGGGATCACCACGAGCCGGTGCGGCGCATGCAGGATGCCCGTGGCCTCCATGAGGGCGTCCACCACCAGGCCCGCCGCCGGCAGATGGGCGCTCACGAGGTCCTGGATCACGTCCTCGACAATCGTGTCCTTGAGTTCCTCCAACAACCGCTTGGATGGATCCTTGTCAATCGAGCGCACCGTATAGCGGCGGCCGTCCTCA of Gemmatimonadota bacterium contains these proteins:
- a CDS encoding BamA/TamA family outer membrane protein, with the protein product MIRNTRSNRPRRRRPAAPLVTALLVAALSLVDAQSAAAQAGQRIFRSVPAPGDTMHVAVPGGRFEKGGFGRWFYGSDYRQLWTTPLELPVLDLDAVGGGLSPMRPGGAGQSISLHFMGEDGRRYTVRSIDKDPSKRLLEELKDTIVEDVIQDLVSAHLPAAGLVVDALMEATGILHAPHRLVVIPDDPRLESFREEYAGLIGTLQEHPSEAPGNEPGFAGSRRVSGSERLYEGLEESPCERVDARAYLKARLIDFLIGDSDRHRGQWRWAQFPAGDCYTWLPVPEDRDKAFIDLDGQFMKLVRRIEPKFVRFQEEYPNHRGLSRTGWELDRRLLSELEWNAWEEVVATFQSELPDPVIDEAVRRLPDPFYTQVGDFLARTLKVRRDTLGDFAARYYGFISNEVEIRATDEDEYLELEHRADGALEVRISLAGTPDSPYFRRTLYPHETEEVRIYLHGGDDQTNVVGDRARIRVHVDGGGGDDAFANNSRAGRRTTRFYDARGSNRFEGGRAHVNERRFVRPRNESAISQDIYTLDWGRVSGIRPVVYYKSDFGFYAGLQYARLSYGYRKAPYAARYAIDVGVATRGGVKPFVTYSGRFRHMLRSLDGQLEMGYSGINMVRFNGFGNDYNLTEDEPFYELEQAQFLLAPALSFTGSGDAHGKWNLAAGPVAKITYTSLDENEGKYIASYETPLYGTGSFGQAGVRGEVVLDTRDHPAHARRGARIRLAGELYPALWDVESIFGNVTGEASTYLSANIPASPTLALRVGGKTVLGEYPFHEAAAIGGSENLRGFRKFRYAGDSAVYGNGEIRFRLTPIKFLVPGDLGAFGAVDVGRVFYGNDPGNADNWHIGRGGGLWVSFTERRATLSLAMMDSKDKTELYLYFGFMF